From the Pectobacterium carotovorum genome, one window contains:
- a CDS encoding glycosyl transferase, whose amino-acid sequence MSEFYQDGIITNFHNLTHRSTEELEYELQVFSGQNSMGLILPSLYSELEGPALSHIIDQLSQVAYLGEIVIGLDRADREQFLHARKFFSRLPHRHRILWNDGPRLKALSDELAEKSLAPQEPGKGRNVWFCVGYTLASRRSACVALHDCDIVTYDRAMLARLLYPVANPHFNYDFCKGYYARVAEGKLNGRVGRLLVYPLLKSLQKVYGNSDYLDYMRSYRYPLSGEFAMRTPILNNLRIPSDWGLEIGVLSEIHRGTATRRICQVDIADRYDHKHQPMSEDDPNSGLQRMAADITKALYRKLAILGVNITTDSFRVLRATYYRTALDMIDAFEHDARMNGLSFDRHKEESAVELFSDVITFSGHAYSDSLGDKPFVPSWNRVQSAFPDILERLYAAVEADNQET is encoded by the coding sequence ATGAGCGAATTTTATCAAGATGGCATCATTACCAATTTTCACAATCTTACCCACAGAAGTACGGAAGAACTGGAATATGAACTTCAGGTATTCTCTGGGCAAAATAGCATGGGGCTGATTCTGCCCTCGCTGTATTCTGAGCTGGAAGGCCCTGCGCTGAGCCATATTATCGATCAGCTCTCTCAGGTTGCTTACCTTGGCGAAATTGTGATTGGGTTGGATCGCGCCGATCGGGAGCAGTTTCTTCATGCCCGAAAATTCTTCTCTCGCCTGCCGCACCGACATCGTATTCTGTGGAACGATGGTCCGCGTCTAAAAGCGCTCAGCGATGAGCTGGCAGAAAAATCGCTGGCGCCACAAGAGCCCGGCAAAGGCCGCAATGTCTGGTTTTGTGTCGGTTACACGCTGGCATCGCGCCGTTCAGCCTGTGTTGCTCTGCACGACTGTGACATTGTCACGTACGATCGTGCCATGCTAGCCCGCCTGCTCTATCCTGTGGCGAATCCGCACTTTAATTATGATTTCTGCAAAGGCTATTACGCCCGCGTTGCTGAGGGAAAACTGAATGGCCGCGTAGGACGCCTGCTGGTTTACCCGTTACTGAAATCGCTGCAAAAGGTCTATGGCAATTCCGACTATCTGGATTACATGCGCAGTTACCGCTATCCGCTTTCCGGCGAATTTGCCATGCGTACCCCTATTCTGAACAACCTGCGTATTCCGAGCGATTGGGGACTGGAAATTGGCGTGTTGTCAGAAATTCATCGCGGCACTGCAACCCGGCGTATTTGTCAGGTGGATATCGCAGATCGCTACGACCATAAACATCAGCCGATGTCTGAAGACGATCCGAACTCGGGGTTGCAGCGAATGGCGGCAGATATCACCAAAGCGCTGTATCGCAAACTGGCGATCCTCGGCGTGAATATCACCACAGACTCTTTCCGCGTCCTGCGGGCAACCTACTATCGCACCGCCCTTGATATGATCGATGCTTTCGAACATGACGCCCGCATGAACGGCCTGAGTTTTGATCGCCATAAAGAGGAGTCCGCGGTGGAACTCTTCTCTGATGTGATCACTTTTTCTGGTCATGCCTATAGCGATAGTCTGGGCGATAAACCCTTTGTACCGAGTTGGAACCGTGTGCAGTCTGCTTTTCCCGATATCCTTGAACGGCTGTACGCTGCGGTAGAGGCCGACAATCAGGAAACGTGA
- a CDS encoding mannosyl-3-phosphoglycerate phosphatase-related protein has translation MQTRNTKLIIFSDLDGSLLDHETYRWDAAQPWLRRLASEAIPLIITTSKTAAEVDPLRQALGLEHYPYIAENGAIAALPLTWQTHTDYPRKRVGVEYSVIRDRLAQLRASGFRFKGFGDMNRAEISEVTGLTGQDVQRAQQREGSEPLMWLDDQNALPRFCQLLADTGLVLTQGGRFYHVMGAQTSKGFMSNWIKTQYIKKYGTDVKTLGLGDGPNDISLLCAMDYAILIKGKVNQIVSLPESYRGKQYCTRDSGPQGWSEGLTHFIGNGHFSA, from the coding sequence ATGCAAACGCGTAACACGAAGCTGATTATTTTCAGCGATCTCGACGGATCGTTACTCGATCATGAAACTTATCGGTGGGATGCCGCGCAACCGTGGCTGAGGCGGCTGGCGAGCGAGGCAATTCCACTGATTATCACCACCAGTAAAACGGCGGCCGAAGTTGACCCCTTACGGCAGGCGCTCGGGCTGGAACATTATCCCTATATTGCGGAAAACGGCGCCATTGCAGCTCTCCCGCTAACATGGCAAACGCATACCGATTATCCACGGAAGCGGGTTGGCGTGGAATATTCCGTCATCCGTGATCGGTTGGCACAGTTACGCGCATCCGGTTTCCGCTTCAAAGGCTTTGGCGATATGAACCGCGCGGAAATATCAGAGGTTACAGGACTAACCGGGCAAGATGTTCAACGAGCCCAACAGCGTGAAGGCTCTGAACCGCTGATGTGGCTGGACGATCAAAATGCCTTGCCGCGTTTCTGCCAGTTATTGGCAGATACAGGTTTGGTTCTGACGCAAGGTGGTCGCTTCTATCACGTCATGGGCGCCCAAACGAGTAAGGGATTCATGAGTAACTGGATAAAAACACAGTATATCAAAAAATACGGTACTGACGTCAAAACGCTTGGTCTGGGAGATGGTCCGAACGATATATCCCTGTTATGCGCAATGGACTACGCCATATTAATTAAAGGCAAGGTAAATCAAATTGTTAGCCTGCCTGAATCGTACCGTGGCAAGCAATATTGCACGCGTGATTCCGGGCCTCAGGGCTGGAGTGAAGGACTGACGCATTTTATCGGCAACGGTCATTTCTCGGCATAA
- a CDS encoding GlxA family transcriptional regulator — MAVLTVAVVVSENFSPFHLSIPSMVFSDMLYEEKQFEIFFCAEKPGMVASEHGFSINVDRGFSALENADLIVVPYWSHPETRPSAPLLDALRAAAARKAQIAGLCLGTYVLAYAGLLDGRRASTHWAFEQDFIARFRHVRLDTNALYVEDEHLITSAGTVAAIDCCLYLVRQHCGSAIANRAARRLVIPPYREGGQAQFIEHPVPENTRDSKINQLLDYLRSQLRSPHSLDTLASRVQMSRRTFTRHFFRATGMTVSDWLTAERLHHSQALLESTSYSIEAIADSVGFQSAVTFRQQFKQRFSVSPTDWRKTFQDKSSVR; from the coding sequence ATGGCTGTGCTAACCGTCGCGGTGGTTGTCTCCGAGAATTTTAGCCCGTTTCATTTATCTATACCGAGCATGGTTTTCAGCGACATGCTCTATGAAGAAAAACAATTTGAGATCTTTTTCTGTGCGGAAAAGCCGGGCATGGTTGCCTCTGAACACGGTTTTTCCATCAACGTTGATCGCGGGTTTTCGGCGTTAGAAAACGCCGATTTGATCGTGGTTCCCTACTGGAGTCATCCAGAGACGCGACCTTCCGCACCGCTTCTGGATGCATTACGTGCAGCAGCAGCCCGAAAAGCACAGATCGCCGGATTATGTCTGGGAACTTATGTGCTGGCTTACGCCGGATTGTTAGATGGTCGCCGCGCTTCGACACACTGGGCGTTTGAGCAGGATTTCATCGCCCGCTTTCGTCATGTGCGGTTGGATACCAACGCGCTCTATGTCGAAGATGAGCATCTGATTACCTCTGCGGGCACGGTGGCAGCAATTGACTGCTGTCTTTATCTGGTGCGTCAGCACTGCGGCAGCGCTATTGCTAACCGTGCCGCCCGTCGTCTGGTTATTCCGCCTTACCGGGAAGGTGGCCAGGCCCAGTTTATCGAACATCCGGTGCCGGAAAATACGCGGGATAGCAAAATCAATCAGCTACTGGATTATCTGCGCAGCCAGCTCCGTTCGCCCCATTCTTTGGATACGTTGGCAAGCCGCGTGCAGATGAGTCGCAGGACATTTACCCGGCACTTCTTCCGAGCCACGGGGATGACCGTCAGCGACTGGCTAACGGCGGAGCGACTTCACCATAGCCAGGCATTGCTGGAATCGACCTCTTACTCCATCGAAGCGATTGCGGATAGCGTAGGGTTTCAGTCAGCGGTAACCTTTCGCCAGCAATTCAAACAGCGTTTTAGCGTGAGCCCGACCGACTGGCGTAAAACGTTTCAGGATAAAAGCAGCGTCCGCTAA
- a CDS encoding MBL fold metallo-hydrolase, giving the protein MKITQIRNATLLLEFGGKTFLIDPMLAPKATYPGFAGTANAHLRNPLVDLPLPMATILDVDTVIVTHTHLDHWDDAAIDAIPKTMPIFSQNTQDADLIRRAGFTSVHVLGEQTEYDGITLIKTSGQHGSDETYANPQMAERLGDVCGIVFRHAHEKSFYLAGDTVWNQHVIAALTHHTPDVVALNIGNAVIPGFGSIIMGKEDVRRVHQLVPNAVIVATHMEAVNHCLLSRAELRDYLHEEKLQSIAHVPNDGESVQF; this is encoded by the coding sequence ATGAAAATAACGCAGATTCGCAATGCGACATTACTGCTGGAATTTGGTGGAAAAACGTTTCTGATTGACCCGATGTTGGCACCAAAGGCAACCTATCCCGGCTTTGCGGGGACGGCAAACGCGCATTTGCGTAATCCACTGGTCGATCTTCCTCTGCCTATGGCGACGATTCTGGATGTTGATACCGTGATTGTGACGCATACGCACCTCGACCATTGGGATGATGCAGCCATTGACGCTATCCCGAAAACGATGCCGATATTCAGCCAGAATACGCAGGATGCTGACCTCATTCGGCGCGCAGGATTTACCTCCGTGCATGTTCTGGGTGAGCAGACGGAATATGACGGCATAACGCTGATCAAAACGTCTGGCCAGCACGGTTCTGATGAAACCTACGCTAATCCACAGATGGCGGAACGATTGGGTGACGTCTGCGGGATTGTCTTTCGACATGCTCATGAGAAATCGTTTTATCTGGCTGGCGATACTGTCTGGAATCAGCATGTTATTGCTGCACTGACGCATCACACGCCCGATGTAGTGGCGCTGAATATCGGCAATGCGGTCATTCCCGGTTTCGGTTCCATTATCATGGGAAAAGAGGATGTACGGCGTGTGCATCAGCTCGTGCCCAACGCGGTGATAGTCGCGACGCACATGGAAGCGGTAAACCATTGCCTTTTAAGCCGTGCCGAACTGCGTGACTATCTGCACGAAGAAAAGCTTCAGTCTATCGCGCATGTGCCAAACGATGGTGAAAGCGTGCAATTCTGA
- the pptA gene encoding tautomerase PptA: protein MPHIDVKYFPRNLSEEEKKAVAGDLAAVLKKHFGSSDDSLSVALNEVQPDRWKDEVYDPIIKPHLDTLAKKPGYSY from the coding sequence ATGCCCCATATTGATGTCAAATATTTCCCAAGAAACTTGTCTGAAGAAGAGAAGAAAGCTGTCGCAGGCGATCTCGCTGCGGTTCTGAAGAAGCATTTTGGCTCTTCCGACGACTCGCTTTCTGTCGCGTTGAACGAGGTTCAGCCCGATCGCTGGAAGGATGAGGTTTACGATCCGATCATCAAGCCGCATTTGGATACGTTGGCGAAAAAACCGGGATATTCGTATTAA
- the yddG gene encoding aromatic amino acid DMT transporter YddG, translated as MTSQKATLIGLTAVVLWSAIVGLIRSVSEGFGAVGGAAMIYTLSSVMLFITVGFPKIKTFPVSYLIAGSMLFVCYELCLSLSLGYANSSTQAIEVGMVNYLWPSLTILLSVLVNRQKTSLVIIPGMLLAITGIGWVLGGDEGLSLSSIINNLYSNPLSYGLAFGGAIIWAIYCAITKKIANGANGITLFFMLTALTLWVNYLLAPQPEFIISTPVIISLILAAGAMGFGYAAWNVGILHGNVTVLATASYFIPVISAALAAFILNSTLTVAFWQGAAMVSLGSLLCWWSTRSAT; from the coding sequence ATGACATCACAAAAAGCAACACTCATTGGGTTAACCGCCGTCGTGCTTTGGAGTGCCATTGTCGGGCTGATTCGAAGCGTGAGCGAAGGATTTGGGGCGGTTGGCGGTGCGGCGATGATCTATACGTTAAGTTCGGTGATGTTATTCATTACGGTCGGCTTTCCTAAAATCAAAACCTTCCCGGTATCCTACCTCATCGCCGGCAGTATGCTGTTTGTCTGCTACGAACTGTGCCTCTCTTTATCCCTTGGCTATGCCAATAGCAGCACTCAGGCAATCGAAGTCGGCATGGTTAACTACCTCTGGCCAAGCCTGACGATCCTTTTATCCGTCTTGGTTAATCGGCAAAAAACCAGCCTGGTTATCATCCCCGGAATGCTGCTGGCTATCACGGGCATTGGCTGGGTATTAGGCGGTGACGAAGGGTTATCCTTGAGCAGCATTATTAATAACCTCTATAGCAATCCATTAAGCTATGGGTTGGCTTTTGGCGGCGCCATTATCTGGGCGATTTACTGCGCGATAACCAAGAAAATCGCTAACGGCGCGAACGGTATTACCCTCTTCTTTATGCTAACGGCGTTGACGCTGTGGGTTAACTATCTGCTCGCCCCTCAACCTGAATTTATTATCAGCACGCCCGTTATTATCAGCTTGATTCTCGCTGCTGGCGCTATGGGGTTCGGTTACGCCGCATGGAACGTGGGTATTCTTCACGGTAACGTCACCGTCCTGGCGACCGCGTCTTATTTCATACCCGTCATTTCCGCAGCGCTTGCGGCATTTATTCTTAATTCGACGTTAACCGTTGCTTTTTGGCAAGGCGCGGCAATGGTTAGTCTGGGATCGCTACTGTGTTGGTGGTCAACCCGCTCCGCTACATAA
- a CDS encoding aspartate aminotransferase family protein: MTTMSQLAETEAVETKINPILASSAQSIEAYQEAITQSSQAVMQWLQQPEMYQGKTVAELRERITLDFNPQGLGNQAAIERAIEYFLKDSLSVHHPQCVAHLHCPSLVVSQAAEVLINATNQSMDSWDQSPSATIIEMKLIEWLRTQVGYQSGDAGVFTSGGTQSNLMGLMLARDAFFARQGHSIQQDGLVGNLKKIKVFCSENAHFSVQKNMALLGLGYQCVTLVKTDRFARMDLNDLAEKVAQAKANGEQILAIVATAGTTDAGAIDPLRAIATLAAEHQIWVHVDAAWGGALLLSEKYRDYLDGIELVDSITLDFHKQFFQTISCGAFLLKEARHYELMRYQAAYLNSEFDEAQGVPNLVSKSLQTTRRFDALKLWMGLEALGQQQYAAIIDHGVTLAQQVAQYVDEHASLELVMQPQLASVLFRFRPQQLATANDATIALLNQRIGDALLESGRANVGVTEFNGVTCLKLTLLNPTVNLGDVKVLLELVESTAQPLLTA; the protein is encoded by the coding sequence ATGACCACGATGTCCCAATTAGCGGAAACAGAAGCAGTGGAAACAAAAATCAACCCGATTCTGGCCTCTTCTGCGCAGAGTATCGAAGCCTATCAGGAAGCGATCACGCAGAGTAGCCAAGCCGTTATGCAGTGGCTGCAACAGCCTGAGATGTATCAGGGAAAGACTGTTGCTGAACTGCGTGAACGTATCACGCTGGATTTTAATCCGCAGGGCCTGGGTAACCAGGCCGCTATCGAGCGTGCGATTGAGTACTTTTTGAAAGACAGTCTGTCGGTACATCACCCACAGTGCGTCGCCCACCTGCACTGCCCGAGTCTGGTGGTCAGTCAGGCGGCGGAAGTCTTGATTAACGCCACGAACCAGAGCATGGACTCCTGGGATCAAAGCCCGTCAGCGACTATCATCGAGATGAAGCTGATTGAATGGCTGCGTACTCAGGTTGGCTATCAGTCTGGCGATGCGGGCGTATTCACTAGCGGCGGCACCCAGAGTAACCTGATGGGGCTGATGCTGGCACGTGATGCTTTCTTTGCCCGTCAGGGACATTCGATCCAGCAGGATGGATTGGTTGGTAACCTGAAGAAAATTAAAGTGTTCTGTTCTGAAAATGCCCATTTCTCGGTGCAAAAGAACATGGCTTTACTGGGGCTGGGTTATCAATGCGTTACGCTGGTAAAAACCGACCGCTTCGCGCGGATGGATCTGAACGATTTAGCAGAGAAAGTGGCGCAGGCCAAGGCTAACGGCGAGCAGATTCTGGCGATTGTCGCGACAGCCGGTACCACGGATGCAGGTGCGATCGATCCTCTGCGGGCGATTGCGACGCTGGCGGCAGAGCATCAGATTTGGGTACACGTTGATGCAGCCTGGGGCGGCGCACTGCTGCTGTCCGAGAAGTATCGCGATTATCTGGACGGTATTGAACTGGTGGATTCCATTACGTTGGATTTCCATAAACAATTCTTCCAGACCATCAGCTGCGGCGCATTCTTGCTGAAAGAAGCCCGCCACTATGAGCTGATGCGCTATCAGGCAGCTTACCTGAACTCTGAGTTCGATGAAGCACAGGGCGTCCCTAATCTGGTGTCGAAATCATTACAGACGACGCGCCGTTTTGATGCGCTGAAACTGTGGATGGGTCTGGAAGCGTTAGGCCAACAGCAGTACGCGGCGATCATCGATCACGGCGTTACGCTGGCACAGCAGGTTGCGCAGTATGTGGATGAACACGCGTCACTGGAATTGGTGATGCAGCCGCAGTTGGCAAGCGTTCTGTTCCGTTTCCGCCCGCAACAGCTGGCGACAGCGAATGACGCGACTATCGCATTGCTTAACCAACGCATTGGCGATGCTCTGCTGGAATCAGGCCGCGCCAACGTAGGTGTCACCGAATTTAACGGTGTTACCTGCCTGAAACTAACGTTGCTGAACCCAACGGTCAACCTGGGCGATGTCAAAGTTCTGCTGGAACTGGTTGAAAGCACGGCACAGCCTCTGCTGACTGCCTAA
- a CDS encoding diaminobutyrate--2-oxoglutarate transaminase, whose amino-acid sequence MMTDKVRIDSLGANSLTGNNETYLARQAEFESNVRSYPRKLPLAIAKAEGVWITDVENNQYLDCLAGAGTLALGHNHPDVLQSIQSVITSGLPLHTLDLTTPLKDQFSEYLLSLLPGQGKEYCLQFTGPSGADAVEAALKLAKKYTGRSGVISFSGGYHGMTHGALSVTGNLSPKEAVDGMMPEVQFMPYPHQYRCPLGIGGEAGVKALTYYFENLINDVESGVRKPAAVILEAVQGEGGVNPAPAEWLQRIRKVTQEHGILLIIDEVQAGFARTGKFFAFEHAGIEPDIIVMSKAVGGGLPLAVLGIKKQFDAWAPGHHTGTFRGNQLAMATGLTTLKHLKDNQVANKVAEQGEWLKAKLAELQKRYPVIGHIRGLGLMIGIEIVKPGEAQDHMGCYPADGELSALLQKKCFETGLILERGGRNGCVLRLLPSLLISNAELEIFLDKFENALLSAGVKPV is encoded by the coding sequence ATGATGACGGATAAAGTCCGTATTGACAGTTTAGGTGCGAATTCATTAACCGGAAACAATGAAACCTATTTGGCAAGACAAGCTGAATTTGAATCGAACGTGAGGAGTTATCCACGCAAATTGCCTTTGGCAATTGCGAAAGCTGAAGGCGTGTGGATTACTGATGTTGAGAATAATCAATATCTTGATTGTCTGGCTGGGGCGGGAACGCTGGCGCTTGGACATAACCATCCTGACGTGCTGCAAAGCATCCAAAGTGTCATTACTAGCGGCTTGCCGTTACATACACTGGATCTGACAACGCCGTTGAAAGATCAGTTCTCCGAATATCTGCTTTCCTTATTGCCTGGTCAAGGCAAAGAGTACTGCCTCCAGTTTACGGGCCCTTCTGGCGCCGATGCGGTTGAAGCCGCGCTGAAACTGGCAAAAAAATACACCGGTCGTTCTGGTGTGATCAGCTTCTCCGGCGGCTACCACGGCATGACGCATGGCGCGCTATCCGTAACTGGCAACCTGTCACCGAAAGAAGCCGTCGACGGCATGATGCCTGAAGTTCAGTTTATGCCTTATCCGCATCAGTACCGTTGCCCGCTGGGTATTGGCGGTGAAGCCGGCGTTAAAGCATTAACCTACTACTTCGAAAACCTGATCAACGACGTTGAGAGTGGCGTACGCAAACCAGCGGCAGTCATTCTGGAAGCTGTTCAGGGCGAAGGCGGCGTTAACCCGGCACCTGCCGAGTGGTTGCAGCGCATTCGTAAAGTGACGCAGGAACACGGTATTCTGCTGATCATCGACGAAGTTCAGGCGGGCTTTGCACGTACTGGTAAATTCTTCGCCTTTGAACACGCTGGCATTGAGCCAGATATCATCGTGATGTCCAAAGCCGTTGGTGGCGGTTTGCCATTAGCCGTACTGGGTATCAAAAAGCAGTTTGATGCCTGGGCTCCGGGTCACCACACGGGTACCTTCCGCGGTAACCAACTGGCAATGGCAACCGGTCTGACGACGCTGAAGCATCTCAAAGACAATCAGGTAGCAAACAAAGTCGCTGAGCAAGGTGAATGGCTGAAAGCCAAACTGGCTGAGCTGCAAAAACGCTATCCGGTGATCGGCCACATTCGCGGTCTGGGATTAATGATCGGGATTGAGATTGTTAAACCTGGCGAAGCGCAGGATCACATGGGTTGCTACCCGGCTGATGGCGAGTTGTCTGCCCTGTTGCAGAAGAAATGCTTTGAAACGGGCCTGATTCTGGAGCGCGGTGGCCGTAACGGTTGCGTTCTGCGTCTGTTGCCTTCTCTGCTGATCAGCAATGCTGAATTGGAAATCTTCCTGGATAAATTTGAAAACGCCCTGCTGTCTGCTGGCGTGAAGCCAGTCTGA
- a CDS encoding glycoside hydrolase family 10 protein, producing the protein MKKPGVLITAALLLVSCASKPPSSLVTPLPGKSQQNQEPMRGVWLATVSRLDWPPVASVNASSPALRITQQQDALKGKLDKLKSLGINTVFFQVKPDGTALWPSKILPWSDMLTGHIGEDPGYDPLQFMLDEAHKRGMKVHAWFNPYRVSVNTKSTTVTELNRTLSQNPASVFVLHRDWIRTAGDRFVLDPGIPEARNWITSIVAEVVTRYPIDGVQFDDYFYAESSGSLLNDGETFKKQGQGFISKADWRRHNTQQLIEQVSHTIKQLKPDVEFGVSPAGVWRNRSHDAAGSDTRGAAAYDEAYADTRLWVQQGLLDYIAPQLYWPFARDAARYDVLAKWWADVVKPTNTRLYIGVALYKVGEPSKNEPDWTINGGVPELKKQLDLNESVPQINGTILFRENYLNQPQTQEAVNYLRNRWNPI; encoded by the coding sequence GTGAAAAAGCCAGGCGTACTTATTACCGCTGCGCTTCTACTTGTCAGTTGCGCGTCTAAACCACCGAGCTCACTTGTCACCCCGCTTCCGGGGAAATCCCAGCAGAACCAGGAGCCGATGCGTGGCGTCTGGCTGGCGACTGTCTCCCGTCTTGACTGGCCGCCGGTGGCATCCGTCAATGCCAGCAGCCCAGCGCTTCGCATTACTCAGCAGCAGGACGCGCTGAAAGGTAAGCTGGATAAGTTGAAAAGTCTCGGTATCAATACCGTATTTTTCCAGGTTAAACCTGATGGTACCGCACTCTGGCCTTCTAAAATATTACCCTGGTCAGATATGCTGACAGGCCATATTGGTGAAGATCCTGGCTACGATCCGCTACAGTTCATGTTGGATGAAGCGCACAAGCGCGGTATGAAAGTTCATGCCTGGTTTAATCCCTACCGCGTCTCCGTTAACACCAAATCTACAACCGTGACGGAGTTAAATCGCACCCTGTCGCAGAATCCGGCTAGCGTATTTGTGTTGCATCGTGACTGGATCCGTACGGCGGGCGATCGCTTCGTACTCGACCCGGGCATTCCGGAAGCACGAAACTGGATCACCAGTATCGTGGCTGAAGTCGTGACGCGCTACCCGATTGACGGCGTGCAGTTTGATGACTATTTCTATGCTGAATCATCCGGTTCCCTCCTTAATGATGGCGAGACCTTTAAAAAACAGGGTCAGGGGTTTATCTCAAAAGCGGACTGGCGACGGCACAATACTCAGCAGTTGATTGAGCAAGTTTCCCACACCATCAAGCAGTTGAAACCCGACGTTGAATTCGGCGTCAGCCCCGCTGGCGTATGGCGCAACCGGTCACATGATGCGGCAGGTTCAGACACGCGAGGCGCAGCCGCCTACGATGAAGCGTATGCCGATACCCGTCTGTGGGTGCAGCAAGGGCTGCTGGATTACATTGCCCCGCAGCTATATTGGCCGTTCGCGCGCGACGCGGCTCGCTACGATGTATTGGCAAAATGGTGGGCGGATGTGGTGAAACCCACGAACACACGCCTTTATATTGGCGTTGCCTTGTATAAAGTGGGCGAACCGTCAAAGAATGAGCCAGACTGGACAATAAATGGCGGCGTGCCGGAATTGAAAAAGCAGCTCGATTTGAATGAGTCTGTGCCACAAATTAACGGCACGATTCTGTTCAGAGAGAACTATCTTAATCAGCCACAAACCCAGGAAGCGGTTAATTACCTCAGAAACCGCTGGAATCCGATCTGA
- a CDS encoding VF530 family protein, with amino-acid sequence MAAHISKDPLHGVTLEMQVNALVARFGWVQLGKLININCFKNDPSVKSSLKFLRRTPWARAEVEALYLDSLDGTFSVKPDDGAVDPWANSRRNKS; translated from the coding sequence ATGGCTGCTCATATTTCTAAAGATCCTTTGCATGGTGTCACGCTTGAAATGCAAGTCAATGCACTGGTTGCGCGTTTTGGCTGGGTTCAACTGGGCAAACTGATCAACATCAATTGCTTTAAAAACGATCCCAGCGTCAAGTCCAGTTTAAAGTTTTTGCGTCGGACGCCCTGGGCTCGTGCTGAAGTTGAAGCACTGTACCTTGATTCTCTGGATGGTACCTTTTCCGTAAAACCAGATGATGGCGCCGTTGACCCATGGGCTAATAGCCGCAGAAATAAGAGCTAA
- a CDS encoding YdcF family protein → MRMSKDIVNALNIISDWLAVDDFTESQEIEAELVIIAGHAVIPNIIGALNFASDAKLPLLVSGGVGHSTDLLRHEIERNVITAGLHIETQGKSEAEIIASLATRLFNIPQENIYIERASTNCGANANLSSKLIVDHGMDVKCAILVQDPLMQRRTYESFIYSWSQNNLPCTFINWPVFSPRLVIVSGKPQIIGGHLPGTWTIERYVSMILGEIKRLHDDADGYGPKGAGFIGHVDIPDTVLDAWDYLKAHKETSEMTR, encoded by the coding sequence ATGAGAATGTCCAAAGATATAGTGAATGCGTTGAATATTATCTCTGATTGGTTAGCCGTAGATGATTTTACGGAGAGTCAGGAAATAGAAGCTGAACTGGTCATCATTGCCGGTCATGCTGTAATACCCAATATCATAGGTGCATTAAATTTTGCCTCTGACGCCAAGTTACCACTATTAGTGAGCGGGGGCGTCGGCCATTCAACAGACCTTCTTCGTCATGAAATAGAAAGAAACGTAATCACCGCTGGATTACATATTGAAACACAAGGGAAAAGTGAAGCTGAAATCATCGCCTCTCTGGCAACAAGACTTTTCAACATACCTCAGGAAAACATTTATATCGAAAGGGCTTCAACAAACTGCGGAGCTAATGCAAACCTGAGCAGCAAATTGATCGTGGATCATGGAATGGATGTGAAGTGCGCAATCCTTGTACAGGATCCGCTCATGCAACGACGAACCTATGAGTCGTTTATATATAGCTGGAGCCAAAACAATTTGCCGTGCACATTTATTAACTGGCCCGTTTTCAGTCCAAGATTAGTCATCGTCAGTGGCAAACCCCAAATAATCGGCGGGCATTTGCCCGGCACATGGACAATCGAACGTTATGTCTCAATGATTTTAGGCGAAATAAAAAGGCTCCATGATGATGCTGATGGATATGGTCCAAAAGGCGCTGGTTTTATTGGACACGTGGATATTCCCGATACGGTATTAGATGCATGGGACTACCTGAAGGCACATAAAGAGACGAGCGAGATGACTCGCTAA
- a CDS encoding nuclear transport factor 2 family protein codes for MISETQTLQSLIVHYERQLHCQVTRCQKAVIDKLLHRDFFEIGRSGIRYNKQQVIDALISETVEQRIQADNFELSVVDEKSVLLTYLSYTADENNIVSRTWRTSLWIKNADSPNPGDWQMRFHQGTPTANSEVMANDR; via the coding sequence ATGATTTCAGAGACACAAACGTTACAGTCGCTGATTGTGCATTATGAAAGACAACTTCATTGCCAGGTAACGCGCTGCCAGAAAGCCGTCATTGATAAGCTGCTGCACCGCGACTTTTTTGAAATTGGTCGTTCTGGAATACGGTACAACAAACAGCAGGTTATTGATGCGCTGATTTCTGAAACGGTTGAGCAACGGATTCAGGCCGATAATTTCGAGTTATCAGTCGTGGATGAAAAAAGTGTGCTGCTGACATACCTGAGTTACACGGCCGACGAGAATAACATCGTCAGTAGAACATGGCGGACATCGCTGTGGATTAAAAATGCCGACAGCCCAAATCCCGGTGACTGGCAAATGCGTTTTCATCAGGGAACACCAACAGCAAACTCTGAAGTAATGGCTAACGATCGATGA